Within the Gracilinema caldarium DSM 7334 genome, the region CGTCTTCCCGGTCACCGAGTCCGGTAATAATGTGCCTGAGGACCCGGTCATTCATATCCACAACCCGGCCGATACCAACCCGATAGGGATCAATGTTCAGTTTCTGCAAACCCAGCTTTTCAAAATAAGCGTCGGACCAGCGGCTTTCATGATACAGCCGGGCATCGATAGCTGCAGCGCAGAGATTATGGGCCGCAGAAACCGCATGAATATCTCCCGTCAAATGCAGGTTGATGTCCTCCATGGGGATCACCTGACTGTACCCCCCTCCTGCAGCACCCCCCTTGATACCAAAAGTGGGCCCCATGGAGGGTTGTCGCAATGTTGCAACCGCACGATGCCCCCGATACCCCAACCCTTGCACAAGGCCCACTGTGGTAGTTGTTTTGCCTTCTCCCAGGGGTGTGGGGCTGATAGCGGTTACATCAATATATCGGGCTCGTTTTGGTAAATCGCTTTGTCCAAGTTTCCAGTCTATCTTAGCCTTTATATTCCCAAATAACTCAACCGATGAACCTGGCAAACCTAATTTCCGTGCAATGTGTAATATAGGCTCGATCTGAGCCTCCTGGGCGATCTCAATATCCTTTGGAACGGGGTAGCGCTTGCTCACTGCCATGGGGTAAACCTCCTAACCTAGTATCCAGGATGAGCCTCGTAAGGCTAATCAATTTTCTAACTGCCATTGATTATAGGCACTTCTTAGAAACTGAAGTATAAAAACTTTAATATTTAAAACACCCTTATTCTACATAGACCCGCGGGACCCGTTTGTTGATCCCACAGGTGATCTCATAAGGGATAGTCCCCAAAAGTTCTGACAGTTCTGCGGCGGTAGGATCCGCTTCGGTTCCACCAAACACAGTCACCGGTTCCCAACGCCTAACAGGACTATCCATTCCAAGGTCTATCATACACTGATCCATGCAAATTCGTCCAACTAAAGGATACCGCCTACCTCCTATAGACAGGGATAATTTCCCTGAAAGCCGCCGGGGAAGTCCATCGGCATACCCAATAGGAAGTGTTCCGATAACGGTTTCCTGTGACGCTTGCCATTTCCGGCCATAGGAAATGGCTTCTCCCGGATATACCTTCTTCATAAAAACCACATGGGTTTGCAGTTCCATTACTGGTTGTACAGGTACTGTCTTTGCTAATTCTGGAATGGGAGGATAACCATAGGCTAACAGACCCGGCCGTACCATATCAAAATAGGAATTTTCATGAAGAACTACCGCTCCGGAATTTGCCGCATGAAGGATTCCCGGTTTATAACCATGCTGACACAATGCATCCACAGCATCTGAGAATCGCTGAAGCTGCTTTTGTGTGTAGGCCCGATCATCGGTATCGAGAGAATCAGCCACGGAGAGATGTGTAGCAGTTCCTTCCCAATGAAGTGATGGATAGGATGTTATCACCTCAACCAGATCCAAAATATTTTCCGGACGACATCCAATCCGTCCCATTCCAGTATCAATTTTAATATGTACCGGAAGTATTTCACCAAGCCGTTCCGCAGTTTTCCCGACCAAATGAGCAAATTCTGTATCTGGTACGAGGGGAGTAATGTGATATCGGACCACATCCTCCAATTCTTCAGGAATGGGGAGGGAAAAAAGCAGGATAGGGGCCACTATCCCCGCTTCCCGTAATTCAATTCCTTCCTGTACAGAAGCGACCGCAAGGAATTTTGCTCCTGCTTTAATAGCTGCAATACCGATCCTTACCGCCCCATGTCCATAGGCATCGGCCTTTACCGGAATACAAATCGCCGTTTTTGGCCCAATTTTTTTTCGAATTTCAGCAAGATTTGCCTTAAGTCGCTCAAGATGGATAATTGCTCGTGTAGCTCGCATAATACCTCATATTAAAGCACTATTTTCTATATACGTCAGCCCATCAACCATCTCTGGAATTTTACTAAAATCTATAGTATATTAAAATTGTAAATGTTGAAAACATCTAGAATCCTAAATAATATAGTAATCCTCATCTTATCAT harbors:
- the alr gene encoding alanine racemase, coding for MRATRAIIHLERLKANLAEIRKKIGPKTAICIPVKADAYGHGAVRIGIAAIKAGAKFLAVASVQEGIELREAGIVAPILLFSLPIPEELEDVVRYHITPLVPDTEFAHLVGKTAERLGEILPVHIKIDTGMGRIGCRPENILDLVEVITSYPSLHWEGTATHLSVADSLDTDDRAYTQKQLQRFSDAVDALCQHGYKPGILHAANSGAVVLHENSYFDMVRPGLLAYGYPPIPELAKTVPVQPVMELQTHVVFMKKVYPGEAISYGRKWQASQETVIGTLPIGYADGLPRRLSGKLSLSIGGRRYPLVGRICMDQCMIDLGMDSPVRRWEPVTVFGGTEADPTAAELSELLGTIPYEITCGINKRVPRVYVE